The sequence AGGCATCGCCTCGCAGTTCGGCTCCGAGCCGCTCGGCCAGGGCGCCGAGCGTATAAATGACTCCGCTCATCAACGCAGCTGGTTCATGCGCTCGATGACTTGGCGGGTAATGTCATATTGCGGTTTGACATCCACCACTGCGCCGCGCTCGAGCACCAGGTCGTAATCACCTTTCTTGATGACTTCTTCCACCGACTTGTCCAGCTTGGGTTTGAGCTGCTTGAGCATGTCGCGATCGGCTGCGGCCTTGGACTCGTTGAGCTCCTTGGAAAGGAACTGGAAATCCCGTGCCTTCTGCTTGAATTCCAGCTCGAGACGCTCACGCTCGGCCTGTTGCATCTTGTCGCCGTCCTTGCCCAGGCGGTCCTGGATGCGCTTGGCATCGCTTTCCAGGCCTTTGAGCTTCTCAAGCTGCGGGCCGAATTTCTTCTCGGCATCCACCGAGTAACGCTTGGCTGCGTCCGACTCGAGCAAAGCCATCTGGTAATTCATCACCGCAATCTTCATTTCAGCGAACGCGGGGGTTGCCACTAGAGCTGCGGCAACGACAAGCAATTGGGTCAACTTACGCACGGTATACACCACTCTTCAGGAATGCGCTGGAGCGTCGCTCCAGGGGATTAAAAGGTTTGGCCCAGCGAGAACTGGAAGACCTGGGTATCGGCGTCATCCGGCTTCACCACCGGCATCGCCAGGCTGAAACTCAAGGGCCCCATCGCAGTGATCCAGGTCAGGCCGACGCCAACCGAGCTGGCCATGTCGCCAAAATCGATATCGCTGCACTTGGTGGAGCCCGACGGGCAATTGGTATCGTAGACGTTACCGACATCCCAGAACACCGAGGTACGCAAAGAACGCTGATCCTTGACGAAAGGCATCG comes from Stutzerimonas stutzeri and encodes:
- a CDS encoding OmpH family outer membrane protein, translating into MRKLTQLLVVAAALVATPAFAEMKIAVMNYQMALLESDAAKRYSVDAEKKFGPQLEKLKGLESDAKRIQDRLGKDGDKMQQAERERLELEFKQKARDFQFLSKELNESKAAADRDMLKQLKPKLDKSVEEVIKKGDYDLVLERGAVVDVKPQYDITRQVIERMNQLR